The following proteins are encoded in a genomic region of Puniceicoccus vermicola:
- a CDS encoding glycosyl hydrolase family 28-related protein — MTNLSICRDSSVTMNTATSELWGKSGENWDPKGRLPDFSFAGYHSGEQSIPDHPRGISVIDFGAVGDGQTDNTKAFQQAIDECEGRVIEIPEGQYVIREILWIQKPDIVLRGEGPSKTVILPTTKLEAVRPSMSETADGLSTSNYSWSGGFIWIKGDLQNELITKITTDAVRGDRTLTVINASGLSVGQVVTIQIEDSGDASIIQHLYADDPGENDDNLSFHRQTTLVSRIQLIDGERITLERSLPFDIRPEWKAEVLTFAPSVTECGIADLSIEFPIEPYTGHFKELGMNGIAIEQAAHCWVRNVEIRNADSGIFLESHFSTIDHLVLTSKRPKLQGDTGHHGVSFSSYAQDNLLQNFDFETRFIHDITVENMACGNVAKLGKGPDLSLDHHRWCPNRNLFSQIDVGTGESVWRFGGGPQRGKHTGRGATFWGISSKQPISHPGVQFGPAEVNFVGINSHVPSIRETDGLWWESIPLEDLQPTDLHEAQLKRRLVG, encoded by the coding sequence ATGACAAACCTCTCTATCTGCAGGGATTCGAGCGTCACGATGAATACCGCCACCTCTGAACTCTGGGGGAAATCCGGCGAAAATTGGGATCCGAAGGGACGTTTGCCAGACTTCTCTTTCGCCGGTTACCATTCCGGCGAACAGTCCATCCCCGACCACCCTCGTGGGATCAGTGTAATCGACTTCGGCGCCGTTGGGGATGGTCAAACCGACAATACGAAAGCGTTTCAACAAGCCATTGATGAATGCGAAGGCCGAGTCATAGAGATTCCCGAAGGCCAGTATGTCATCCGCGAAATCCTTTGGATCCAAAAACCCGATATAGTCCTCCGAGGCGAAGGCCCGTCCAAAACGGTAATTTTGCCCACGACCAAACTGGAAGCGGTTCGTCCCAGCATGTCGGAAACCGCCGATGGTCTGAGTACGTCGAATTACTCATGGTCAGGAGGTTTTATTTGGATCAAAGGTGATCTTCAGAACGAGTTAATTACGAAAATCACCACGGACGCGGTTCGCGGCGACCGGACGCTTACCGTGATCAATGCCAGCGGGTTGAGTGTAGGCCAAGTGGTGACGATTCAAATTGAAGACAGCGGCGACGCTTCGATCATCCAACACCTCTATGCCGACGACCCTGGGGAGAACGATGACAACCTCAGCTTTCACAGGCAGACGACCCTCGTTTCGCGCATTCAGTTAATCGACGGCGAGCGCATAACGCTTGAACGCTCCCTCCCCTTTGACATCCGTCCGGAATGGAAAGCCGAGGTCCTGACATTCGCACCGAGCGTGACCGAATGTGGGATCGCAGACCTCAGCATTGAATTTCCAATCGAACCTTATACTGGACACTTCAAGGAATTGGGCATGAACGGCATAGCCATCGAGCAGGCAGCACACTGCTGGGTTCGCAATGTCGAGATTCGCAATGCCGACAGTGGAATTTTTCTGGAAAGTCACTTCTCCACGATCGACCACTTGGTTCTGACTTCCAAACGTCCGAAACTTCAAGGCGACACCGGACATCACGGTGTTTCCTTCAGCAGCTATGCGCAGGACAACTTATTGCAGAACTTCGACTTTGAAACTCGATTCATTCACGACATCACCGTGGAGAATATGGCCTGCGGAAATGTCGCCAAACTCGGAAAAGGCCCGGACCTTTCGCTTGATCATCACCGTTGGTGCCCAAATCGAAATCTCTTTTCTCAAATTGATGTCGGCACCGGAGAATCCGTCTGGCGTTTCGGCGGTGGACCGCAGCGTGGAAAACATACCGGACGAGGCGCCACATTCTGGGGAATATCCAGCAAGCAACCGATTTCCCACCCAGGAGTCCAGTTCGGTCCCGCGGAAGTGAATTTCGTCGGTATAAATAGCCATGTGCCCAGCATCAGGGAAACCGACGGTCTCTGGTGGGAATCCATTCCCCTCGAAGACCTACAACCAACCGATCTCCACGAAGCTCAGTTGAAACGACGTCTCGTGGGATAG